The following are encoded together in the Ovis aries strain OAR_USU_Benz2616 breed Rambouillet chromosome X, ARS-UI_Ramb_v3.0, whole genome shotgun sequence genome:
- the MED12 gene encoding mediator of RNA polymerase II transcription subunit 12 isoform X7 yields the protein MAAFGILSYEHRPLKRPRLGPPDVYPQDPKQKEDELTALNVKQGFNNQPAVSGDEHGTAKNVNFNPAKISSNFSSIIAEKLRCNTLPDIGRRKPQVNQKDNFWLVTARSQSAINTWFTDLAGTKPLTQLAKKVPIFSKKEEVFGYLAKYTVPVMRAAWLIKMTCAYYAAISETKVKKRHIDPFTEWTQIITKCLWEQLQKMAEYYRPGPAGSGGCGSTIGPLPHDVEMAIRQWDYNEKLAMFMFQDGMLDRHEFLTWVLECFEKIRPGEDELLKLLLPLLLRYSGEFVQSAYLSRRLAYFCTRRLALQLDGVSSHSSHVMSAQSTSTLPTTPAPQPPTSSTPSTPFSDLLMCPQHRPLVFGLSCILQTILLCCPSALVWHYSLTDSRIKTGSPLDHLPIAPSNLPMPEGNSAFTQQVRAKLREIEQQIKERGQAVEVRWSFDKCQEATAGFTIGRVLHTLEVLDSHSFERSDFSNSLDSLCNRIFGLGPSKDGHEISSDDDAVVSLLCEWAVSCKRSGRHRAMVVAKLLEKRQAEIEAERCGESEAADEKGSIASGSLSAPSAPIFQDVLLQFLDTQAPMLTDPRSESERVEFFNLVLLFCELIRHDVFSHNMYTCTLISRGDLAFGAPGPRPPSPFDDPADDPERKEAEGSSSSKLEDPGLSESMDIDPSSSVLFEDMEKPDFSLFSPTMPCEGKGSPSPEKPDVEKEVKPPPKEKLEGTLGVLYDQPRHVQYATHFPIPQEESCSHECNQRLVVLFGVGKQRDDARHAIKKITKDILKVLNRKGTAETGGEDGQKRRRNRPEAFPTAEDIFAKFQHLSHYDQHQVTAQVSRNVLEQITSFALGMSYHLPLVQHVQFIFDLMEYSLSISGLIDFAIQLLNELSVVEAELLLKSSDLVGSYTTSLCLCIVAVLRHYHACLILNQDQMAQVFEGLCGVVKHGMNRSDGSSAERCILAYLYDLYTSCSHLKSKFGELFSDFCSKVKNTIYCNVEPSESNMRWAPEFMNDTLENPAAHTFTYTGLGKSLSENPANRYSFVCNALMHVCVGHHDSDRVNDIAILCAELTGYCKSLSAEWLGVLKALCCSSNNGTCGFNDLLCNVDVSDLSFHDSLATFVAILIARQCLLLEDLIRCAAIPSLLNAACSEQDSEPGARLTCRILLHLFKTPQLNPCQSDGNKPTVGIRSSCDRHLLAASQNRIVDGAVFAVLKAVFVLGDAELKGSGFTVTGGTEELPEEEGGGGSGSRRQGGRNISVETASLDVYAKYVLRSICQQEWVGERCLKSLCEDSNDLQDPVLSSAQAQRLMQLICYPHRLLDNEDGENPQRQRIKRILQNLDQWTMRQSSLELQLMIKQTPNNEMNSLLENIAKATIEVFQQSAETGSSSGNAASNMPSSSKTKPVLSSLERSGVWLVAPLIAKLPTSVQGHVLKAAGEELENGQHLDTSSRKERDRQKQKSMSLLSQQPFLSLVLTCLKGQDEQREGLLTSLYSQVHQIVTNWKDDHYLDDCKPKQLMHEALKLRLNLVGGMFDTVQRSTQQTTEWAVLLLEIIISGTVDMQSNNELFTTVLDMLSVLINGTLAADMSSISQGSMEENKRAYMNLVKKLRKELAERQSDSLEKVYQLLPLPKPTRDVITCEPQGSLIDTKGNKIAGFDSIFKKEILFPLLQAFKVCVVFSKFQQLTISHFLEQGLQVSTKQKISPWDLFEGLKPSAPLSWGWFGTVRVDRRVARGEEQQRLLLYHTHLRPRPRAYYLEPLPLPPEDEEPPAPTLLEPEKKAPEPPKTDKPGAAPPSTEERKKKSTKGKKRSQPAVKTEDYGMGPGRSGPYGVTVPPDLLHHANPGSISHLSYRQSSIGLYTQNQPLPAGGPRVDPYRPVRLPMQKLPTRPPYPGVLPTTMTGVMGLEPASYKTSVYRQQQPAVPQGQRLRQQLQAKISQGMLGQSSVHQMTPSSSYGLQTSQGYTSYVSHVGLQQHTGPAGTMVPPSYSSQPYQSTHPSTNPTLVDPTRHLQQRPSGYVHQQAPTYGHGLTSTQRFSHQTLQQTPMIGTMTSLGPQGVQAGIRSASILPEQQQQQQQQQQQQQQQQQQQQQQQQQQYHIRQQQQQQQQQQILRQQQQQQQQQQQQQQQQQQQQQQQAHQQQQQQAAPPQPQPQSQPQFQRQGLQQTQQQQQTAALVRQLQQQLSSKPAFLPKECPHRITGGGRGGRGGG from the exons ATGGCGGCCTTCGGGATCTTGAGCTACGAACACCGGCCCCTGAAGCGGCCGCGGCTGGGGCCTCCTGATGTGTACCCTCAAGATCCCAAACAGAAGGAG GATGAATTAACGGCCTTGAATGTAAAACAAGGTTTCAATAACCAGCCCGCTGTCTCTGGGGATGAACATGGCACTGCCAAGAATGTCAACTTTAATCCTGCCAAG ATCAGTTCCAACTTCAGCAGCATCATTGCAGAGAAGTTACGTTGTAACACCCTCCCTGACATTGGTAGAAGGAAGCCCCAAGTGAACCAGAAGGACAACTTCTGGCTGGTGACTGCACGATCCCAGAGTGCCATTAATACTTGGTTTACTGATCTGGCTGGCACCAAGCCACTCACACAACTAGCCAAAAAG GTCCCCATTTTCAGTAAGAAGGAAGAAGTGTTTGGGTATTTAGCCAAATACACAGTGCCTGTGATGCGGGCTGCCTGGCTCATTAAGATGACCTGTGCCTACTATGCAGCAATCTCAGAGACCAAGGTTAAGAAGAGACATATTGACCCCTTCACAG AATGGACTCAGATCATCACCAAGTGCTTATGGGAGCAGCTTCAAAAGATGGCTGAATACTACCGACCAGGGCCTGCTGGAAGTGGGGGCTGTGGCTCCACTATAGGGCCCTTACCCCATGATGTTGAGATGGCAATCCGGCAGTGGGACTACAACGAGAAGCTGGCCATGTTCATGTTTCAG GACGGAATGCTGGACAGACATGAGTTCCTGACCTGGGTACTTGAGTGTTTTGAGAAAATCCGTCCTGGAGAGGATGAACTGCTTAAActgctgctgcccctgctgcTTCGA TACTCTGGAGAGTTTGTTCAGTCTGCATACCTCTCCCGCCGCCTTGCCTACTTCTGTACACGGAGACTGGCCCTGCAGCTGGATGGTGTGAGCAGTCACTCATCTCATGTGATGTCTGCTCAGTCGACAAGCACACTGCCCACCACCCCTGCTCCTCAGCCCCCAACTAGCAGCACACCCTCTACACCCTTTAGTGACCTGCTTATGTGCCCTCAGCACCGGCCCCTAGTTTTTGGCCTCAGCTGTATCCTTCAG ACCATCCTGCTGTGTTGTCCTAGTGCCCTGGTTTGGCACTATTCACTGACTGATAGTCGAATCAAGACTGGCTCACCACTTGACCACCTGCCTATTGCCCCCTCCAACCTGCCCATGCCAGAGGGCAACAGTGCCTTCACTCAGCAG GTTCGTGCAAAGTTGCGGGAGATCGAGCAACAGATCAAGGAGCGAGGACAGGCCGTTGAGGTTCGCTGGTCTTTTGATAAGTGCCAGGAAGCTACTGCAG GCTTCACCATTGGACGAGTACTCCATACTTTGGAAGTGTTGGACAGCCATAGTTTTGAACGCTCTGACTTCAGCAACTCTCTTGATTCCCTCTGTAATCGAATCTTTGGATTGGGGCCTAGCAAGGATGGGCATGAG ATCTCCTCAGATGATGATGCAGTGGTATCATTACTGTGTGAATGGGCTGTCAGCTGCAAGCGTTCTGGTCGGCATCGTGCGATGGTGGTAGCCaagctgctggagaagagacaggcagAGATTGAGGCTGAG CGTTGTGGAGAATCGGAAGCTGCAGATGAGAAGGGTTCCATTGCCTCTGGCTCCCTTTCTGCTCCCAGTGCTCCCATTTTCCAAGATGTCCTCTTACAGTTTCTGGATACACAGGCTCCCATGCTGA cGGACCCCCGAAGTGAGAGTGAGCGAGTGGAATTCTTTAACTTGGTACTGCTGTTCTGTGAACTGATTCGACATGATGTTTTCTCCCACAACATGTACACTTGCACCCTCATCTCCCGAGGGGACCTTGCCTTCGGAGCCCCTGGTCCCCGGCCTCCCTCTCCCTTTGATGACCCGGCTGATGACCCAGAGCGCAAGGAGGCtgagggcagcagcagcagcaagctggaG GATCCAGGACTCTCAGAGTCTATGGACATTGACCCTAGCTCCAGTGTGCTCTTTGAGGACATGGAGAAGCCTGATTTCTCA TTGTTCTCCCCCACTATGCCCTGTGAGGGGAAGGGCAGTCCATCCCCTGAGAAACCAGATGTTGAGAAGGAGGTGAAGCCCCCACCCAAGGAGAAGCTAGAAGGAACCCTTGGGGTTCTTTATGACCAGCCGCGGCATGTGCAGTATGCCACACACTTTCCCATCCCCCAG GAGGAGTCATGCAGCCATGAGTGCAACCAGCGGTTGGTCGTACTGTTTGGGGTGGGAAAGCAGCGAGATGATGCCCGCCATGCCATCAAGAAAATTACCAAGGATATCCTGAAGGTTCTGAACCGCAAGGGGACAGCAGAAACTG GTGGGGAGGATGGACAGAAGCGGCGACGAAACCGACCTGAAGCTTTTCCCACTGCCGAGGATATCTTTGCTAAGTTCCAGCATCTTTCGCATTATGACCAACACCAGGTCACGGCTCAG GTCTCCCGGAATGTTCTGGAGCAGATCACGAGCTTTGCCCTTGGCATGTCGTACCACTTGCCTCTGGTGCAGCATGTGCAGTTTATCTTCGACCTCATGGAATATTCACTCAGCATCAGTGGCCTCATCGACTTTGCTATTCAG CTGCTGAATGAACTGAGTGTAGTCGAGGCCGAACTGCTTCTCAAATCCTCAGATCTGGTGGGCAGCTACACCACGAGCCTGTGCCTGTGCATCGTGGCTGTCCTGCGCCACTATCACGCCTGCCTCATCCTCAACCAGGACCAGATGGCACAGGTCTTTGAGGG GCTGTGTGGCGTAGTTAAGCATGGGATGAACCGGTCCGATGGTTCCTCTGCAGAACGCTGTATCCTTGCATATCTCTATGATCTGTACACCTCCTGTAGCCATTTAAAGAGCAAATTTGGGGAACTCTTCAG TGACTTCTGCTCCAAGGTGAAGAACACCATCTACTGCAATGTGGAGCCATCAGAGTCCAACATGCGCTGGGCACCTGAGTTCATGAACGACACTTTAGAGAACCCCGCTGCTCACACCTTCACCTACACGGGGCTAGGCAAGAGTCTTAGTGAGAACCCTGCTAACCGCTACAGCTTTGTCTGCAATGCCCTTATGCACGTCTGTGTGGGGCACCATGATTCGGATAG GGTGAATGACATCGCCATCCTGTGTGCAGAGCTGACCGGCTATTGCAAGTCACTGAGTGCAGAGTGGCTGGGAGTGCTTAAGGCCTTGTGCTGCTCCTCTAACAATGGCACTTGTGGTTTCAACGACCTCCTCTGCAATGTAGAT GTCAGTGACCTGTCTTTTCACGACTCCCTGGCCACTTTTGTTGCCATCCTCATCGCTCGGCAGTGTTTGCTCCTGGAGGATCTGATTCGCTGTGCGGCCATCCCTTCACTCCTTAATGCTG CTTGCAGTGAACAGGACTCTGAGCCAGGGGCCCGGCTTACCTGCCGCATCCTCCTCCATCTTTTCAAGACACCTCAACTCAATCCTTGCCAATCGGATGGAA ACAAGCCTACTGTAGGAATCCGCTCCTCCTGTGACCGCCACCTGCTGGCTGCCTCCCAGAACCGCATCGTGGATGGAGCTGTGTTTGCTGTTCTCAAGGCTGTGTTTGTACTTG GGGATGCGGAACTGAAGGGTTCGGGCTTCACTGTGACAGGAGGAACAGAAGAACTtccagaggaggagggaggaggtggcAGTGGCAGTCGGAGGCAGGGTGGCCGCAACATCTCTGTGGAGACAGCCAGTCTGGATGTCTATGCCAAGTACGTGCTACGCAGCATCTGCCAGCAG GAATGGGTAGGAGAACGTTGCCTTAAATCGCTGTGTGAAGACAGCAATGACCTGCAAGACCCAGTGTTGAGCAGTGCCCAGGCCCAGCGCCTCATGCAGCTTATCTGCTACCCACATCGGCTGCTGGACAACGAGGATGGGGAAAACCCACAGCGGCAACGCATTAAGCGTATTCTCCAG AACTTGGACCAGTGGACCATGCGCCAGTCTTCGTTGGAACTACAGCTCATGATCAAGCAGACCCCTAACAAT GAGATGAACTCCCTCTTAGAGAACATCGCCAAGGCCACAATCGAGGTTTTCCAACAGTCTGCAGAGACAGGGTCATCTTCTGGAAATGCTGCAAGCAACATGCCCAGCAGCAGCAAGACCAAGCCTGTGCTCAG CTCCCTAGAACGCTCGGGTGTATGGCTGGTGGCTCCTCTCATTGCCAAACTGCCCACCTCAGTCCAGGGGCATGTGTTAAAGGCTGCTGGGGAAGAATTGGAGAACGGCCAGCACCTGGACACCTCTTCCCGCAAAGAACGTGATCGACAAAAGCAAAAGAG CATGTCCCTGTTGAGCCAGCAGCCCTTCTTATCCCTGGTGCTGACATGTCTGAAGGGGCAGGATGAGCAGCGTGAGGGACTCCTTACCTCCCTCTACAGCCAGGTCCACCAG ATTGTGACTAACTGGAAAGATGACCATTATTTAGACGATTGCAAACCAAAGCAGCTAATGCATGAGGCACTCAAACTGCGGCTCAACCTG GTGGGGGGCATGTTTGACACAGTGCAGCGCAGCACCCAGCAGACCACGGAGTGGGCTGTGCTCCTCCTGGAGATCATCATCAGCGGCACTGTCGACATGCAGTCCAACAA TGAGCTCTTCACCACTGTCCTGGACATGCTAAGCGTGCTCATCAATGGGACCCTAGCTGCAGACATGTCCAGCATCTCCCAGGGCAGCATGGAGGAAAACAAACGTGCCTACATGAACCTGGTGAAGAAGCTGCGG AAAGAGTTGGCGGAACGCCAGTCGGATAGTCTGGAAAAAGTTTACCAGCTGCTGCCACTGCCCAAGCCGACTCGAGACGTGATCACGTGTGAGCCGCAGGGCTCCCTTATTGACACCAAGGGCAACAAGATTGCTGGCTTCGACTCCATCTTCAAGAAGGAG ATACTTTTCCCTCTCCTGCAAGCCTTCAAGGTCTGTgttgtattttccaagtttcaGCAGCTCactatttctcattttctggaGCAGGGTCTTCAGGTTTCCACCAAACAAAAGATCTCTCCCTGGGATCTTTTTGAGGGCTTGAAGCCATCAGCGCCACTGTCTTGGGGCTGGTTTGGAACAGTCCGGGTGGACCGGCGCGTGGCCCGTGGAGAGGAGCAGCAGCGACTGCTGCTGTACCACACACACCTGAGGCCCCGGCCCCGCGCCTACTACCTGGAGCCACTGCCACTGCCTCCAGAAGATGAGgaaccccctgcccccaccctgctaGAGCCTGAAAAAAAGGCTCCAGAGCCCCCCAAAACTGACAAACCTGGAGCTGCTCCACCCAGCACTGAGGAACGCAAGAAGAAGTCCACCAAGGGCAAGAAGCGCAGCCAGCCTGCCGTCAAGACAGAA GACTATGGAATGGGCCCAGGCCGAAGTGGCCCCTACGGAGTGACAGTACCTCCAGACCTCCTGCACCATGCCAACCCTGGCTCCATCTCCCACCTTAGCTATAGGCAGAGCTCCATAGGCCTCTACACCCAGAACCAGCCACTGCCAGCAG GTGGCCCCCGCGTGGATCCATACCGCCCCGTGCGGTTACCAATGCAGAAGCTGCCTACCCGCCCACCTTACCCCGGAGTGCTGCCCACGACCATGACTGGTGTCATGGGACTGGAACCTGCCTCCTACAAGACGTCTGTGTACCGACAGCAGCAGCCTGCAGTGCCCCAAGGACAGCGCCTTCGCCAACAGCTCCAGGCAAAGATA AGTCAAGGGATGTTGGGACAGTCATCTGTCCATCAGATGACTCCCAGTTCTTCGTACGGTTTGCAGACCTCCCAG ggCTATACTTCTTATGTTTCTCATGTGGGATTGCAGCAACACACAGGCCCTGCAGGTACCATGGTGCCCCCCAGCTACTCCAGCCAGCCTTACCAGAGCACCCACCCTTCTACCAATCCTACTCTTGTAGATCCTACTCGCCACCTGCAGCAGCGGCCCAGTGGCTATGTGCACCAGCAGGCCCCAACCTATGGACATGGGCTGACCTCCACTCAAAG GTTTTCCCACCAGACACTGCAGCAAACACCCATGATAGGCACCATGACCTCACTGGGCCCCCAGGGTGTCCAGGCCGGCATCCGGTCGGCTTCCATCCtgcctgagcagcagcagcagcagcagcaacagcagcaacagcagcaacagcagcagcagcagcagcagcagcagcagcaacagcagtaccATAtccggcagcagcagcagcagcagcagcagcaacagatccTGCGG cagcagcaacagcagcagcagcagcaacagcagcagcagcagcaacagcagcaacagcagcagcaacaagcacaccagcagcaacagcagcaggcgGCTCCtcctcagccccagccccagtcccAGCCCCAG TTCCAGCGCCAGGGGCTTCAGCAgacacagcaacaacaacagacaGCAGCTTTGGTCCGGCAGCTCCAACAACAGCTCTCCAGTAAGCCTGCCTTCCTGCCCAAGGAGTGCCCCCACAGAATAactgggggggggaggggtgggaggggtggagggtAG